In the Bifidobacterium catenulatum PV20-2 genome, one interval contains:
- a CDS encoding UvrD-helicase domain-containing protein, with protein MGPGLCDPQSLIKDLNPQQMEAVKYYGQALLIGAGAGSGKTRVLTRRIAWLLAHGFWASSILAITFTNKAAAEMRERLAALVGPEAEHMWISTFHSACVRILRRDGKEIGLTSGFSIYDTADCERLVKLISGDLNIDTKRYTPRMLLGKISDCKNSLTSWQDQLKSVNCDYKPGQRGYQVSAGDVDELVAVVYAEYQHRLAMANAVDFDDLIMRTVELFQRCPQVSEYYRHKFRYIFVDEYQDTNHAQYVLVRELSGIDSGEQPDPHMRGAGRVGPSWITVVGDSDQSIYAFRGADIRNIQDFEQDFPNAKTIMLEQNYRSTQTILDAANAVIARNENRKPKKLWTALGEGDKIVGYAADNAQQEAGWIANEIARIHEEEGVAYRDIAIMYRANAQSRSLEEAMLNANLPYQLVGGTKFYERREIKDALAYLQAIVNPADNVNVRRILNVPKRGLGVRAEGLIASYADAHDTTFFGAIEHMEQIEGMSARTTKPLGVFRDMMHGLADFAKDHDTKPSEVVAEVLSKSGILEELQRSEDPQDASRVDNLSQLQSVAAEFEQNTPDATLAGFLETTALVADSDQLPGENEDSGKVTMMTLHTAKGLEYPYVFLTGMEQGTFPHQRAMEDTSELAEERRLAYVGITRAKRRLYVTRAAVRAQWGQANDMMPSQFLDEIPDELIDWKRREAGVERMRAGWRNDDDEFGGWDDDDDFGSVSFGGSSYGKSSYGGSSYGSGTYGLRSSYGSSSYGSGRTQYGGSSARGASSSYGSSSRRSYAGAESSSSYGSYGSGKPSGKSGKVTTRRVKPKTKPVDLTKSSQASQTDNRSGLSIADVHVGDRLTHDHFGMGTVIEIQDKGANSVITVDFGNGEVKRLLLRMAPIEML; from the coding sequence ATGGGACCAGGTCTGTGCGATCCGCAAAGTCTGATCAAGGACCTCAATCCGCAACAGATGGAAGCGGTGAAGTACTACGGCCAGGCCCTGCTTATCGGAGCAGGTGCCGGATCCGGTAAGACCCGCGTGCTCACCAGACGCATCGCATGGCTGCTGGCACACGGTTTTTGGGCGAGCAGCATTCTCGCCATCACCTTCACCAACAAGGCCGCAGCGGAAATGCGTGAACGCCTTGCTGCCCTCGTAGGGCCTGAAGCCGAACATATGTGGATCTCCACCTTCCATTCCGCGTGCGTGCGTATCCTCCGACGCGATGGCAAGGAAATCGGCCTTACCTCAGGATTCTCCATTTATGACACGGCTGATTGCGAACGTTTGGTCAAGCTCATCAGCGGCGATTTGAACATCGATACGAAACGGTATACGCCGCGCATGCTGCTCGGCAAAATCTCCGACTGCAAGAATTCATTGACTTCATGGCAGGACCAGTTGAAAAGCGTGAACTGCGACTACAAGCCAGGCCAACGCGGATATCAGGTTTCGGCCGGCGACGTCGACGAGCTGGTCGCCGTGGTGTATGCGGAGTACCAGCACCGTCTGGCCATGGCGAACGCCGTGGATTTTGACGACCTGATCATGCGCACCGTCGAATTGTTCCAGCGTTGCCCACAGGTGAGCGAATACTACCGGCACAAGTTCCGTTATATTTTCGTGGACGAGTATCAGGACACCAACCATGCGCAATATGTGCTCGTACGTGAGCTCTCCGGCATTGATTCAGGAGAACAGCCCGATCCACATATGCGAGGAGCGGGCCGTGTCGGACCGTCTTGGATTACGGTGGTAGGCGATTCCGACCAGTCGATTTATGCGTTCCGAGGCGCGGATATTCGTAATATTCAGGATTTCGAGCAGGATTTCCCGAACGCGAAAACCATCATGCTCGAACAGAATTATCGTTCGACGCAAACCATTCTCGACGCAGCCAATGCGGTGATTGCAAGAAATGAAAATCGCAAGCCGAAAAAACTGTGGACAGCACTTGGCGAAGGCGACAAAATCGTCGGATACGCGGCCGACAACGCGCAACAGGAAGCAGGATGGATAGCCAACGAAATCGCGCGAATCCACGAAGAGGAAGGCGTCGCATACCGCGACATCGCCATCATGTACCGTGCCAACGCGCAATCACGTTCGCTTGAAGAGGCCATGCTCAACGCCAATCTTCCATATCAGCTGGTCGGTGGCACCAAATTCTACGAGCGTAGGGAAATCAAGGATGCGCTCGCATATCTGCAGGCCATTGTGAATCCTGCGGACAATGTGAACGTCCGCCGCATCCTCAACGTGCCGAAGCGTGGATTGGGAGTTCGTGCCGAAGGCCTCATTGCCTCGTATGCGGATGCTCACGACACTACGTTTTTTGGCGCGATTGAGCATATGGAGCAGATTGAAGGCATGTCCGCGCGCACGACGAAGCCGCTGGGCGTGTTCCGCGACATGATGCATGGGCTTGCGGATTTCGCGAAGGACCATGATACGAAACCATCCGAAGTGGTTGCCGAAGTGCTCTCCAAGAGTGGGATTCTGGAGGAGCTGCAGCGTTCTGAGGACCCGCAGGACGCTTCCCGCGTCGACAATCTTTCCCAGCTGCAGTCGGTGGCTGCGGAATTCGAGCAGAACACGCCTGATGCCACGTTGGCGGGATTCTTGGAAACTACGGCTTTGGTGGCCGATTCCGACCAGTTGCCAGGGGAGAACGAGGACTCCGGCAAAGTGACGATGATGACTCTGCATACGGCTAAGGGTCTGGAATATCCGTACGTATTCCTGACCGGCATGGAGCAGGGAACATTCCCGCACCAGCGGGCCATGGAGGACACCAGTGAGCTTGCCGAGGAGCGTCGCCTTGCCTATGTGGGCATCACCCGTGCGAAGCGTCGACTGTACGTGACGCGTGCGGCCGTGCGTGCGCAATGGGGGCAAGCCAACGATATGATGCCCAGCCAGTTCCTTGACGAGATTCCCGACGAGCTGATCGATTGGAAAAGACGTGAGGCCGGAGTCGAACGCATGCGTGCCGGCTGGCGGAATGATGACGACGAGTTCGGCGGCTGGGACGATGACGATGATTTCGGATCAGTGTCGTTTGGTGGCTCCTCATATGGAAAGTCGAGTTACGGTGGCTCCTCATATGGTTCCGGCACGTATGGATTGCGGTCCTCGTACGGGTCGTCCTCGTATGGGTCGGGTCGCACGCAATACGGTGGTTCGTCCGCGCGCGGCGCATCATCCTCATATGGCTCTAGCTCGCGACGTTCGTATGCAGGAGCAGAATCGAGCTCTTCATACGGTTCGTACGGCTCCGGCAAGCCCAGCGGAAAATCCGGCAAGGTCACTACTAGGCGCGTCAAGCCGAAAACCAAACCTGTGGACCTGACCAAATCTTCGCAGGCAAGCCAAACCGACAATCGGAGCGGCTTGAGCATCGCGGACGTGCATGTCGGAGACAGGCTCACGCATGACCATTTCGGCATGGGTACGGTCATCGAAATACAGGACAAAGGCGCGAATTCGGTCATTACCGTTGACTTCGGCAACGGTGAAGTCAAACGTCTGCTGCTGCGTATGGCACCCATCGAAATGCTGTGA
- a CDS encoding DUF4418 family protein, protein MNKKLYAGISQILLGALVAIAPQTFARVCAVKETPMACHYTAQAALGIGIVIAVLGVAGLFVSDQTRAGLDIANAVLGVLTITVPTVLIGVCKGAMMHCHMVALPTLIVLGVLLAVLAAIAAYLDLKPAKRA, encoded by the coding sequence ATGAATAAGAAACTGTATGCCGGTATTTCGCAGATTCTACTTGGTGCTTTGGTGGCTATCGCACCGCAGACCTTCGCCCGCGTGTGCGCGGTCAAAGAAACGCCGATGGCATGCCATTACACGGCTCAGGCTGCGCTCGGCATCGGCATTGTGATTGCGGTGCTTGGCGTCGCAGGGCTGTTCGTTTCCGATCAGACCCGTGCTGGTCTTGACATTGCCAATGCCGTGCTTGGTGTGCTGACCATCACTGTGCCGACCGTGCTTATCGGCGTGTGCAAGGGTGCCATGATGCACTGCCATATGGTCGCCTTGCCGACGCTGATCGTGCTTGGCGTGCTGCTGGCCGTGCTCGCGGCAATCGCTGCGTATCTT